The following proteins come from a genomic window of Azoarcus sp. PA01:
- a CDS encoding DUF6152 family protein gives MRVRYPAPLAAFLAALVVAGPALAHHGWNWAEPDNSALTGVVKSVRLGNPHGRVTLYVDGEQWVAEVGQPWRNARAGLRDEMLVEGVQVTISGHRSARPGEKLIKAERVIIGGTTYDLYPDRD, from the coding sequence ATGCGCGTTCGATACCCCGCCCCTCTCGCCGCATTCCTCGCCGCGCTCGTCGTGGCCGGCCCGGCGCTCGCGCACCACGGCTGGAACTGGGCCGAGCCCGACAACTCGGCGCTCACCGGCGTCGTGAAATCGGTGCGGCTCGGCAATCCGCACGGGCGCGTGACGCTTTACGTCGACGGCGAGCAATGGGTCGCGGAAGTCGGCCAGCCGTGGCGCAACGCACGCGCCGGACTGCGGGACGAGATGCTCGTCGAAGGCGTGCAGGTCACGATCTCGGGTCACCGCTCGGCGCGCCCCGGCGAGAAACTCATCAAGGCCGAGCGCGTGATCATCGGCGGCACGACGTACGACCTGTACCCTGACCGCGACTAG
- a CDS encoding hsp70 family protein yields the protein MKPYLVGIDLGTSNTVVAYAAPGDDAIALLPIDQLVAAGQVAAPPLLPSLRYHAAPGELSPDDLQLPWAASDVAGVEPVVVGALARELGAQVPGRLVASAKSWLSHAGVDRSAPILPWGAGDDVAKVSPVEASASYLAHVRAAWNARFPDAPLERQEVVLTVPASFDEGARALTLEAARLAQLPALRLLEEPQAACYDWLFRHRQSLAAELEATRLILVCDVGGGTTDFTLIRVAIEDGEPRLARIGVGDHLMLGGDNMDLALAHVVETRLGAADGKLTAARFSQLLQRCRGAKEQLLGQAAPERTTVTLLGAGSRLVGGARSVELARDEVEHLIVDGFLPRIGADQRPARRRAGIVEFGLPYPADPAITRHLAAFLERHAAASREALGAEAPEAPELPVPDTVLLNGGVFRADALSERLQHVLGGWRGQALRLLHNDDPDVAVARGAVAYALVRAGHGPRIGGGSPRSYFLVIEGDGPSRRGVCVLPRGTEEAVEVHLPERSFALKLGQPVQFHLVSSAADTPHRAGDLVDVAGDDFVRLPPIATVIPAAGSGAVDVPVRIVAAMTEVGTLDMHCVSIAEPARRWLLAFQLRGDGAAQAETVAALPPRFADAVEAVERVFGSRSHELSGKEVRQLRGQLEHLLGKRESWDVPLLRALFDVLWERVRRRRRSAEHERLWLNLAGYCLRPGLGYPLDDWRVEQLWTLFGQGIQYVRERQNWSEWWTLWRRAAGGLGAPEQLLALQAAGEQLEADAAAQRARQPVGTRGSFEDLVRLAASLERVDVEHRIEIGEWLIERLQKPAEKHNAWWAVGRIGAREPLYGSAHNVVPADVAARWLDAILALDWKRIESAAFAAAQIARLTGDRTRDLPAELRDEVARRLVAINAPPSWAAMVREVVVLEEAEKWRAFGESLPPGLQLLDH from the coding sequence GTGAAACCTTACCTCGTCGGGATCGACCTCGGGACCAGCAATACCGTCGTCGCGTACGCGGCGCCGGGCGATGACGCGATCGCGCTGCTGCCGATCGATCAGCTCGTCGCCGCGGGCCAGGTCGCGGCGCCGCCGCTGCTGCCGTCGCTGCGCTACCATGCGGCGCCGGGCGAACTGAGCCCGGACGACCTGCAGCTGCCGTGGGCGGCGAGCGATGTCGCCGGCGTCGAGCCGGTCGTCGTCGGCGCCCTCGCGCGCGAGCTCGGCGCGCAGGTGCCGGGACGGCTCGTCGCGAGCGCGAAAAGCTGGCTGTCGCACGCCGGGGTCGACCGCAGCGCGCCGATCCTGCCGTGGGGCGCAGGCGACGACGTCGCGAAAGTGTCGCCGGTCGAGGCAAGCGCGAGCTACCTCGCGCACGTGCGCGCGGCGTGGAACGCGCGCTTCCCGGATGCGCCGCTGGAGCGCCAAGAGGTCGTGCTCACCGTGCCCGCGTCGTTCGACGAAGGTGCACGGGCGCTGACGCTCGAAGCGGCGCGGCTCGCGCAGCTGCCGGCGCTGCGCCTCCTCGAGGAGCCGCAGGCGGCGTGCTACGACTGGCTGTTCCGCCATCGCCAGAGTCTCGCGGCGGAGCTCGAGGCGACACGGCTGATCCTCGTCTGCGACGTCGGCGGCGGCACGACCGATTTCACGCTGATCCGCGTCGCGATCGAGGACGGCGAACCGCGCCTCGCGCGCATCGGCGTCGGCGACCACCTGATGCTCGGTGGCGACAACATGGACCTCGCGCTCGCGCACGTCGTCGAGACGCGCCTCGGCGCGGCCGACGGCAAGCTCACCGCGGCCCGCTTCTCGCAGCTGCTGCAGCGCTGCCGCGGCGCGAAGGAACAGCTGCTCGGCCAGGCCGCGCCCGAGCGCACGACGGTGACGCTGCTCGGCGCGGGCAGCCGGCTCGTCGGCGGCGCGCGCTCGGTCGAGCTCGCGCGCGACGAAGTCGAGCACCTGATCGTCGACGGCTTCCTGCCGCGTATTGGCGCCGATCAGCGCCCTGCCCGGCGGCGCGCCGGCATCGTCGAATTCGGCCTGCCGTATCCGGCCGATCCCGCGATCACGCGCCACCTCGCGGCGTTTCTCGAGCGACACGCCGCCGCGTCGCGCGAAGCGCTCGGCGCGGAGGCGCCCGAAGCGCCCGAGCTGCCGGTGCCCGACACCGTGTTGCTCAACGGCGGCGTGTTCCGCGCCGATGCGCTGAGCGAGCGGCTGCAGCACGTGCTCGGCGGCTGGCGTGGCCAGGCGCTGCGCCTGTTGCACAACGACGACCCGGACGTCGCGGTCGCGCGCGGCGCCGTCGCGTACGCGCTGGTGCGCGCCGGGCACGGGCCGCGCATCGGCGGCGGCTCGCCGCGCAGCTATTTCCTCGTCATCGAGGGCGACGGGCCGTCGCGGCGCGGCGTGTGCGTGCTGCCGCGCGGCACCGAAGAAGCGGTCGAAGTGCATCTGCCGGAGCGCAGTTTCGCGCTGAAGCTTGGCCAGCCGGTGCAGTTCCACCTCGTGTCGTCGGCTGCCGACACGCCGCATCGGGCAGGCGATCTCGTCGATGTCGCCGGCGATGACTTCGTGCGCCTGCCGCCGATCGCGACCGTCATCCCGGCGGCCGGCAGCGGTGCCGTCGACGTGCCGGTGCGGATCGTCGCCGCGATGACCGAAGTCGGCACGCTCGACATGCATTGCGTCAGCATCGCCGAGCCCGCGCGCCGCTGGCTGCTGGCGTTCCAGCTGCGCGGCGACGGCGCGGCGCAGGCCGAGACGGTCGCGGCGCTGCCGCCGCGCTTCGCCGACGCGGTCGAAGCGGTCGAGCGCGTCTTCGGCTCGCGCTCGCACGAGCTCAGCGGCAAGGAAGTGCGGCAGCTGCGCGGCCAGCTCGAGCACCTGCTCGGCAAGCGCGAAAGCTGGGACGTGCCGCTGCTGCGCGCATTGTTCGACGTGCTGTGGGAGCGCGTGCGCCGGCGGCGCCGCTCCGCCGAACACGAGCGCCTGTGGCTCAACCTCGCCGGCTACTGCCTGCGCCCCGGGCTCGGCTATCCGCTCGACGACTGGCGCGTCGAGCAGTTGTGGACGCTGTTCGGGCAGGGCATCCAGTACGTGCGGGAGCGGCAGAACTGGTCGGAATGGTGGACGCTGTGGCGCCGCGCCGCGGGAGGCCTGGGTGCGCCCGAACAGCTGCTCGCGCTGCAGGCGGCCGGCGAACAGCTCGAAGCCGACGCCGCTGCGCAACGCGCCCGCCAGCCGGTCGGGACGCGGGGCAGCTTCGAGGATCTGGTGCGCCTGGCCGCGTCGCTCGAGCGCGTCGACGTCGAGCATCGCATCGAGATCGGCGAATGGCTGATCGAGCGGCTGCAGAAACCCGCGGAAAAGCACAACGCGTGGTGGGCGGTCGGGCGCATCGGCGCGCGCGAGCCACTGTATGGCAGCGCGCACAACGTCGTGCCGGCGGATGTCGCGGCGCGCTGGCTCGATGCGATCCTCGCGCTCGACTGGAAGCGCATCGAATCCGCGGCGTTCGCCGCCGCGCAGATCGCCCGCCTGACCGGCGACCGCACGCGCGACCTGCCGGCCGAACTGCGCGACGAAGTGGCGCGGCGGCTCGTGGCGATCAATGCGCCGCCGAGCTGGGCCGCGATGGTGCGCGAAGTCGTCGTGCTCGAGGAAGCCGAGAAATGGCGCGCGTTCGGCGAATCGCTGCCGCCGGGGCTGCAGCTGCTCGACCACTGA
- a CDS encoding DNA starvation/stationary phase protection protein — MASKKQDKLEKQDKQEKLERGAARIDIGLSEGDRAKIADGLSALLADSYTLYLMTHNFHWNVTGPMFNTLHVMFMQQYTEQWTALDLIAERIRALGFPAPGTYREFVERASIREIEGVPKALDMIRSLVAAQEATARTARSLFPVVNDANDQPTADLLTQRLEVHEKTAWMLRSLLED; from the coding sequence ATGGCATCGAAGAAGCAGGACAAGCTGGAAAAACAGGACAAGCAGGAAAAACTGGAAAGAGGGGCGGCAAGGATCGACATCGGGCTGAGCGAAGGCGATCGCGCGAAGATCGCGGACGGTCTGTCGGCGCTGCTCGCCGACAGCTACACGCTGTACCTGATGACGCACAACTTCCACTGGAACGTCACCGGGCCGATGTTCAACACGCTGCACGTGATGTTCATGCAGCAATACACCGAGCAATGGACCGCGCTCGACCTGATCGCCGAACGCATCCGCGCGCTCGGGTTTCCCGCGCCGGGGACCTACCGCGAGTTCGTCGAGCGCGCGTCGATCAGGGAAATCGAAGGGGTGCCGAAAGCGCTCGACATGATCCGCAGCCTCGTCGCCGCGCAGGAAGCGACCGCCCGCACCGCGCGCAGCCTGTTTCCGGTCGTCAACGACGCGAACGACCAGCCGACCGCCGACCTGCTGACGCAGCGCCTCGAAGTGCACGAAAAGACCGCGTGGATGCTGCGCAGCCTGCTCGAAGACTGA
- a CDS encoding Hsp70 family protein: MSEPRFVIGIDLGTTHCALSYVDIGGSDGEHAAQEVLEIPQLTGPGAVEALPLLPSFLYLPHENELGEGDLTLPWASAQDYVVGEFARSRGAGTPIRLVSSAKSWLCHPGVDRKAAILPADAPDEVARISPLEASVRYLAHLRDAWNDAQPDAPFDEQDITVTIPASFDPGARELTAEAAATAGYRHMTLLEEPQAALYSWIQMSEGQWRDEAKPGDILLVVDVGGGTTDLSLIAVVERDGNLELHRVAVGEHILLGGDNMDLALAYAVARNLAAAGTQLDAWQMRALAHACRGAKETLLGDATVDAVPIVVPSRGAKLIGGSIRTELGREMLTVTIVDGFFPPAQVSDRPLSRARAGLTQLGLPYAQDAAITRHLAAFLGRQLGATAELEGFGAQHPADASFLHPTAVLFNGGVFKSALLADRVRATLDGWLEAEGAAPVRVLQRADLDLAVARGAAYYGYVRRGRGVRIRGGTARAYYVAVESAMPAVPGVEPPIQALCLAPFGMEEGSDAALPAQEFGLVVGEPVRFRFFGSSVRRQDEVGTLLDFWAPDELQELEEIEASLPAEGRAAGEIVRVKLHARVTEAGTLELEALPADGSARWKVSFDVRGGQS; this comes from the coding sequence ATGAGCGAGCCGCGTTTCGTCATCGGCATCGACCTCGGCACGACCCACTGCGCGCTGTCGTACGTCGACATTGGCGGCAGCGACGGCGAACACGCCGCGCAAGAGGTGCTGGAGATCCCGCAGCTGACCGGCCCCGGCGCCGTCGAGGCGCTGCCGCTGCTGCCGTCCTTCCTCTACCTGCCGCACGAGAACGAGCTCGGCGAAGGCGACCTGACGCTGCCGTGGGCGAGCGCGCAGGACTACGTCGTCGGCGAATTCGCGCGCTCGCGCGGTGCCGGCACGCCGATCCGCCTCGTGTCGAGCGCGAAGAGCTGGCTGTGCCACCCGGGCGTCGACCGCAAGGCGGCGATCCTGCCAGCCGATGCGCCGGACGAAGTCGCGCGGATTTCGCCGCTCGAAGCGTCGGTGCGCTACCTCGCGCACCTGCGCGACGCGTGGAACGACGCACAGCCCGACGCGCCGTTCGACGAGCAGGACATCACCGTGACGATCCCCGCATCGTTCGATCCGGGGGCGCGCGAGCTGACTGCCGAAGCCGCGGCCACTGCCGGCTACCGCCATATGACGCTGCTCGAGGAGCCACAGGCGGCGCTGTACAGCTGGATCCAGATGAGCGAAGGGCAGTGGCGCGACGAAGCGAAACCTGGAGACATCCTCCTCGTCGTCGATGTCGGCGGCGGCACGACCGACCTGTCGCTGATCGCAGTCGTCGAACGCGACGGCAACCTCGAACTGCACCGCGTCGCAGTCGGCGAGCACATCCTGCTCGGCGGCGACAACATGGACCTCGCGCTCGCGTACGCGGTCGCGCGCAACCTCGCTGCCGCGGGCACGCAGCTCGACGCGTGGCAGATGCGCGCGCTCGCGCACGCGTGCCGCGGCGCGAAGGAGACGCTGCTCGGCGACGCGACGGTCGACGCCGTGCCGATCGTCGTGCCGAGCCGTGGCGCGAAGCTCATCGGCGGCTCGATACGCACCGAACTCGGGCGCGAGATGCTGACCGTGACGATCGTGGACGGCTTCTTTCCGCCGGCCCAGGTCAGCGACCGGCCGCTGTCGCGCGCCCGCGCCGGCCTCACGCAGCTCGGCCTGCCGTATGCCCAGGACGCGGCGATCACGCGCCACCTCGCGGCGTTCCTCGGCCGCCAGCTCGGCGCGACGGCCGAGCTCGAAGGTTTCGGCGCGCAGCATCCGGCCGACGCGAGCTTCCTGCATCCGACCGCAGTGCTGTTCAACGGCGGCGTGTTCAAGTCCGCGCTGCTCGCCGATCGTGTGCGGGCGACGCTCGACGGCTGGCTCGAAGCCGAAGGCGCGGCACCGGTGCGCGTGCTGCAGCGCGCCGACCTCGACCTCGCGGTCGCGCGCGGCGCCGCATATTACGGCTACGTGCGGCGCGGCCGCGGCGTGCGCATCCGCGGCGGCACTGCGCGCGCGTACTACGTCGCGGTCGAATCCGCGATGCCGGCAGTGCCGGGCGTCGAGCCGCCGATCCAGGCGCTGTGCCTCGCGCCGTTCGGCATGGAGGAGGGCAGCGACGCGGCGCTGCCGGCGCAGGAGTTCGGCCTCGTCGTCGGCGAACCGGTGCGCTTCCGCTTCTTCGGTTCGTCGGTGCGCCGCCAGGACGAAGTCGGCACGCTGCTCGACTTCTGGGCGCCTGACGAGCTGCAGGAGCTCGAGGAGATCGAGGCGAGCCTGCCGGCCGAAGGCCGCGCTGCCGGCGAGATCGTGCGCGTGAAGCTGCATGCGCGCGTCACCGAAGCCGGCACGCTCGAACTCGAAGCGCTGCCCGCGGACGGCAGCGCGCGCTGGAAAGTGTCGTTCGACGTGCGCGGCGGACAGTCCTGA
- a CDS encoding DUF2760 domain-containing protein yields MAQTAPSFMRRLSLAFGAFFSIIGNRDFAAQVMRLRAGADVAAPAAEAASAAPPLREVPHEAALQLLGMLQREARLIDFVEEDIAAYSDADVGGAARLVHAGCRKVLREHFSIEPVRADAEGSRVTLGEGFDAAAIRVTGNVVGKPPFTGTISHRGWRVTDARLPKLAEHHDASIVAQAEVEL; encoded by the coding sequence ATGGCTCAGACCGCTCCTTCTTTCATGCGCCGACTGTCGCTCGCGTTCGGCGCATTCTTCTCGATCATCGGCAACCGCGACTTCGCCGCGCAGGTCATGCGCCTGCGCGCGGGCGCTGACGTCGCCGCGCCGGCCGCCGAAGCGGCCTCTGCTGCGCCTCCGCTGCGCGAAGTGCCGCACGAGGCCGCGCTCCAGCTGCTCGGCATGCTGCAGCGCGAAGCCCGCCTCATCGATTTCGTCGAAGAGGACATCGCGGCCTATTCCGACGCCGACGTCGGCGGCGCGGCGCGGCTGGTGCATGCCGGCTGCCGCAAAGTGCTGCGCGAGCATTTCAGCATCGAGCCGGTGCGCGCCGACGCCGAAGGCAGCCGCGTGACGCTCGGCGAGGGTTTCGACGCCGCGGCGATCCGCGTCACCGGCAACGTCGTCGGCAAGCCGCCGTTCACCGGCACGATCAGCCACCGCGGCTGGCGCGTCACCGACGCACGCCTGCCGAAGCTCGCCGAGCATCATGACGCGTCGATCGTCGCGCAGGCGGAGGTGGAGCTATGA